From a single Nothobranchius furzeri strain GRZ-AD chromosome 7, NfurGRZ-RIMD1, whole genome shotgun sequence genomic region:
- the LOC107382216 gene encoding uncharacterized protein, whose amino-acid sequence MPQSSLNLEGRQKGLYDHSCETNHRLKSQIPGRRLVNRAVNRYATRTSESSKVGSLDFPKPPCLVNGYGHHGYRSTKPPHPRNYRRPKYPFSPVGSASAAGRVGDVKVLDGIPTKGATKPGDDHLSGKSEQAAPDPGSSAPKKNPRRKKNFRHKERDDKASSSDKAPPPMPQQEEEDWEKEIQEVEAKNWEKMCFGIIPYDPEDVIHFLLRDLSLRPAMADVPVTNAYIPAIHHTRPIPCVPLHARPEPDQFADVEL is encoded by the exons ATGCCTCAGAGTAGTCTGAACTTGGAGGGTCGACAGAAGGGATTATACGACCACTCATGTGAAACCAACCATCGCCTCAAAAGTCAGATCCCAGGCAGGCGTTTGGTGAACAGAGCAGTAAATCGGTATGCCACTAGAACCAGTGAGAGCTCAAAAGTTGGCTCACTGGATTTTCCCAAACCACCCTGCCTGGTGAACGGTTATGGACACCATGGATACAGGAGCACAAAACCACCTCATCCAAGGAATTACAGGAGACCAAAGTACCCGTTTTCCCCAGTGGGCAGTGCCTCAGCAGCTGGAAGGGTAGGAGACGTAAAGGTTCTGGACGGTATCCCTACCAAAGGTGCCACCAAGCCAGGTGATGATCATCTGAGTGGTAAGTCGGAACAAGCGGCACCAGATCCCGGTTCATCGGCACCAAAGAAGAATCCAAGGAGAAAGAAAAACTTTAGACACAAAGAGAG AGATGACAAAGCCTCCTCTTCAGATAAAGCTCCGCCCCCGATGCCACAGCAAGAGGAGGAAGACTGGGAGAAGGAAATCCAAGAGGTCGAAGCCAAAAACTGGGAAAAGATGTGCTTTGGCATCATACCATATG ATCCCGAGGATGTGATCCACTTCTTGTTGCGGGATCTGTCGCTTCGACCGGCCATGGCGGACGTGCCGGTGACCAACGCCTACATCCCGGCCATTCACCACACACGCCCCATCCCATGCGTTCCCCTCCACGCCCGGCCTGAGCCCGACCAGTTCGCTGACGTTGAACTGTGA